tagtataatgttaAGGGAATTATTTTGAGGTTTGCTGAGTATAATATTTTAAAGTCTCTGATGGATGCATAGTAACTTTTGATCCCATACAGATTTCTTATCATAAAATGTCATCTGATTGATACTGTTACACTATTCAGAGCTCTTGGTAAATAACTAATTTTAGGGATGTAATATCTACATGTTAAGATTGCATTTCATTGTGCCTTTCTTCCTCTACTTAATAGCGATCAAGTAGTCCCTGCAGCCCAGTCATCACCTATAAACTGTGAGAAGAGAGAAAACTTGCTACCGTTTGTAGGACTGAATAATCTTGGCAATACTTGCTATCTCAATAGTATTCTGCAGGTAACCTGACAGTCTTTCATGTATAATAAAATAGTAGCAGAGAATAGTAGTGTTTAATTGTTTCTGAGAATTTCAGGTAATGGGATGAGTTTAGTTGTCCATTATCCATACTATGTTTGCTTTTAAATGTAAGAAAACCACAGTGGGCCAAAGTAATAGTAATTCTAACTTGCATGGTATTAAACTTCCTTTGGGAGAAGATGTTATATTACATAAAGGTAAATATCAAAATTGACTAGACTTaactgagtgtgatggtgcacacctattaatcccagcactcgggaggcaaaggaggatctcagtgaattcgaggccagcctgagactacatagtgaattccaggtcagtctgggccagaacaagaccctaccttgaaaaaccaaagtaaataaattaattaatgaaaattaGATAGATGccgagctttttattttatttcttgattgaTGGCACTGTGCATTCTCTGTCTTACCCCTTGAAACAATATGATGCTATGGTATGTACCTTTGTAACTTACATCTTAGCAATATCTGTTTCAGTTCAGTGAGGGAACACTGCACTACTACTGATGGGGTGGTAGACAAGTTCTGACAGCAATCTCAGGGTTTTAGGTAATGTGCATAGATTAGTGTTTTAAGGATTTTTACTTACATTGTCCAGTTAACACTTACTGTTACTTTGTGCAGGTATTATATTTTTGTCCTGGTTTTAAATCTGGAGTGAAGcacttatttaatattatttcaagGAAGAAAGAAGCTCTCAAGGATGAGGCTAATCAGAAAGATAAGGTAagaagattgtttttttttttggtttttcgaggtagggtctcactctgggccaggctgacctggaattaactctgtcatctcagggtggccttgaactcatggcaatcctcctacctctgcctcccaagtgctgggattaaaggcgtgcgccaccacgcccagctaagaagaTTGGTTTTTAAAGGaagtaatttaaaaagcaaaaatgaagtTAATACCTGGGTGCGGTGGCTCATTTTTATAATCTCATACTTGGATtatacttgggaggttgaggtaagggggttcaccatgagtctgaggctagcatcggctacagagtgagttccagttcaccTTGGGCTCAAATTAAAtcctgtctctttaaaaaaaaaaaaaaaagactaagaggAATTTAGTGCTTAAAAAAAGGGTAGggggcttagtgcttaaggtatttgcctgcaaaccaaaggacctctgtttgattccccaggacccatgtaaaccagatgcacaaggtggcgtattcatctggagttcgtttgcagtggctgaaggccctggtgtgcccattctttctccctcaccccctccctccctctgtcaaataaataaaattaaaaggttaaaaaaaaatcagtttttaagAGAATTCAGTTGGAGGAAGTTGACAAAGTTATTTCTGTCAATTTATAAGTGAGAAGTGAAATTTTAGCATTGTGTATTGTCAGAAGagcagtttttaaaattcttgtaAGATCTCACCAAACTATTCTTAGTCTTAGATTCAGAGTTTTCTCTATTTTGCCTTTCATATGTAGTTTTATCAAACCTTTCACTTGCATAGCACTATACTCTTGCGCCACCTATTTATACCTACCTATTTTCTTTTtcggagagggagggagggagggagggagaatgggcacaccagggccttcagccactgtgaaatgaactccagacacgtgcaccccttgtagcacatgtgtgacattgtgtgctagcatcactgtgtgtctggctgtgtgggacctggagattcatacctgagttcttaggctttgcaggcaagcaccttaaccactgagccatctctccagcactgttattttctctccctcccccccagtacccatgtaatgtacAGTgccatattcatctggagttcgtttgcagtgctgggagtctctagtgcctctctctctctgtctcagcttgcaagtaataaaattttttttgccaggagtggggtggtgcacacctttaatcccagcacttccaaggctggaggactgttgtgagtttggaactacagagtgagttccagttcaacctgtgttagagtgagaccctatctcaagaaagcaacaaaaaaaatttttttaaagaagttacctacatgccaggtgtggtggcgcatgcctttagtcccagcacttggaggcagaggtaggaggatcatcctgagttcaggccagcttgagaatacagagtgaattccaggtcagcctggacatgTGTACATTTGCATGGTTGTAtgtgtataggcacaccaggtgcTTATGCTGCAAGTGAGTActcatctgattttacatgggtgcctggGAGGTTAAGCCTGGGTTAGCAAGCTTTGCAAAAAAGTGCcttttatcactgagccacagcctAAAGGAACCTTTGACTAATTAGCAAAATCATTATTGTCCaccaagaaagtaactgaaaatACCACCTGAATATGTTTGTATgcacaataaaatttgtaatgTACTGAAATTAAACTTAGGAAAGCTAGATTGTTCAGGGAGATCATAAAGGAAGAAGGTACTTATttgttcataaataaaattattttttctttcttgacagGGAACCTGCAAAGAAGATCCTTTGGCAAGTTATGAACTTATATGCAGTTTGCAGTCCTTAATAATTTCAGTTGAACAGCTTCAGGCTAGTTTCCTCTTAAATCCAGAGAAATATACTGATGAACTTGCTACTCAGCCCAGACGACTGCTTAACACACTCAGGTATGGCCTCTAATGTCCACTTAGGTTTTAAATGATCTCCTTGGTTTTAAATGATCTCCTTGCTTGTGCTCTGTGAACAAATGGGAGTAAGGACAAGGAGAATTAAAAACTCCAGGCTCAGCCCTTTACATCCCATAGGTTCTGAGAGCTGGAATTGTTTTCATATATTTGGTACTAAATTGATTAAATTGCAATTTGTATTAGGCTGTTtgtaatcttttgttttgttttgtttttgaatttgagaagagaaggaggaagggggagagagagggagagagaatgggcacaccagggcctctggccagtgcaaacaaactccagatgtatgtatccccctgtgcatctggcttacgtgggttctggagaatcaaactaggatcctttggctttgcaggcaaatgccttaaccactaagtcatccctccagcccctggttgtAATCTTTATACTAAGGCGAATATTTAACTACAAGGAACTGTCCTATATATTGATATGTATTTGACTTATGTGCCATATTTTCCCCCCACTAACACATGGGCTCCATCTGTCACCAGATCAGTCTCTGAGATTGAATTACTTGGGGCTGGCCCCagtgctttgcacatgctaggcaggctCTACCAATGAGCCACACCTTCAATTCCATATTCCCAAACACACGTCATAAGGATTTCAGATTACAAATTGTAGGTCTGTATTCTAAGTATATTGTGTGTAAGAATTGTAGGTtctatttgcagaaaaatggatggacctggaaaggattatagtaagtgaggtaacccaggcccagaaagccaagcgccacatgttctctcttatatgtggatcctagctacagatgattaggcttctgcgtgagaaggaaaacacttagtagcagaggccagtaagttaaaaagggacataaagggaacagaaaggaagggaggagggtacttaataggttgatattgtatatatgtaagtatatatgattgagatgggaggtaatatgatggagaatggaatttcaaaggggaaagtgtgtggggggggagggagggaattaccatgcgtttttttttttataatcatggaaaatgcaaacaaaaaaacaaaaacaaaaaattttaaaaaaagaattggaggttctaaatattttctttcatgtgcTTAGAAGTATTAACTAGGTTAGACTGCTGCTTGATATTATCTTAAAAttgaaactttatttataaaatgccattactgagaattttttttttaagcagaaaacCCTTTAAGCATTCAGTTTTGAAAtggacataggttcaatttgtTGCTGTACCTTTGAAGCATGGTGGCTAAGAGCTGTTTTCATTCCTAGTTTTACATCTTACCTAGCTTTGTGATCTTAGGCAAATTATTTAATCCCTTGGTACCTAAGTTATGAAATGCCAGTAAGGATaatactacctctacctcctaacaATACCTCTACTTCATGGGATTATTTTGAGggtggggtgcgtgtgtgtgtgtgtgtgtcatcttgAATAAACTCTGGTATATGGTAGAAACACTGTCAGTATTTGCTGTTAATACACTTAGTATAGGAACAAAACATTGTGATAATgaaattggtaaaaaaaaatttttactatTGTAAATTTAGGTAAGAGGTTTCAAGTTAGAAAGAGTATAGATTTCTAACATAATTTATAGAAAtactttcttttatattactGTATCTTCAAAATTAGAAAGATgaaatggatatttttatttacaggGAACTGAACCCTATGTATGAAGGATATCTACAGCATGATGCACAGGAAGTATTACAGTGTATTTTGGGAAACATTCAAGAAACATGCCAACTcctaaaaaaagaagtaactatGGCAGAATTATCTACTAAGGTAGAAGAAAAATTTgatgagaaagaggaaatgagtGGTGTTGACAGCTTGGAGGCAGACAATATGAGAAGTACTGAGGACTACAAAGAAAAACTCCCCAAAGGGcatgggaaaagaaaaagtgacactGAATTTGGTAGCatgaagaagaaaagtaaattgTCCAAGGAGTATCAGCCATTGGAAGAGAACCAGAGACAGACTAGATCGAAAAGAAAAGCTGCTGGTGATTCGTTAGAGATTCCTCCCAAGATAATCCCCAAGTGTGTTTCTGAAAACGAGAGTGCAAAATCCTCACAAAAGAAATCAAGAGTTAAAATAAATTGGTTAAAGTCCACAACAAAGCAACCCAGCATTCTTTCTAAATTCTGTAGTCTGGGCAAAAGAACCACAAACCCAGGATCCAAAGGACCATCTAAAGAAAATGAGTGTGACCTTGAAGAGGACTCAGGGAAATGTGAAAGTGACAGCTCACCTGATGGTTGTGGACTTGGGTCTCCTGGGAATGGCACAATGGAAAATGGTGATGAAGTTAAGCCTATAAACAGAGGTTAGTTTAATTTTTAGATTGATGGTTCTAATCACAGTGGGAGGAAGAATTTTTCTCTTCAGTACATGCACAATAGCAATGTAAACTGCAGGTGCTGAAAGCCCTGCTTTGCTACTATGTACATATGCAGTGTCACTGATCTTACAGTAATGTTAATTGAAGGTTTCTGAACTAGGGAAGTTTCCTACCTTTTAATGGAAAAGGACTGtgcgcccccccccttttttgtctaTGCAGTATTATGTACACAACAAGGGAAACTGAGTTCAATGAAATTTTTAGCGAACTCAAATAACTGTCTTACTTGAATTAGGTTTATCTTGGTTTTGTCCACTTCTAATCTCTCAGGGAAAATGTGTAGTGCTGATATGCCTAATGGTTACCCGAAGTGCCTTCTTAAGCTGAGATGATTCTATAGGAAGACATCTTTGGGGAAGCAAGCTGAAAAGACAACAGTGactttattttaaagacagtaattcatatttaaaacactttttataGGGACGTAATGTCCGTCCTAATAACCTGAGATGGGAAAAATGGCCTTTTAGTCATGATATACTTTATTTCAGTGGAAAAATGCTGATTTGGGCTATAGTGTAAAACAAATCTAAATAGACATACATTTTCCTGTTTACATTCCAGGTGCAGAGCAGATTGGTTTTGAGCTAGTGGAGAAATTGTTTCAAGGTCAGCTGGTATTAAGGACTCGCTGTTTGGAATGTGAGAGTCtaacagaaagaagagaagactTTCAGGATATTAGTGTGCCAGTGCAAGAAGATGAGCCTTCCAAAGTGGAAGAGAGCTCTGAAAGTAAGCAGACTTGGAGTCTTGTGTGCACAGTGGAAGAATTAAAGTTCCCTTCAACATACATAGTAGTGATGTCCTTGGTCTTACACAGATAGCCTTCCTGCCAAGTTAATCACTATTTGTTAATACTGTTTGGAAA
The genomic region above belongs to Jaculus jaculus isolate mJacJac1 chromosome 5, mJacJac1.mat.Y.cur, whole genome shotgun sequence and contains:
- the Usp1 gene encoding ubiquitin carboxyl-terminal hydrolase 1, giving the protein MPGVIPNENNGLSRGSPSKKNRLSLKFFQKKETKRALDFTDSQENEEKASEYRGSEIDQVVPAAQSSPINCEKRENLLPFVGLNNLGNTCYLNSILQVLYFCPGFKSGVKHLFNIISRKKEALKDEANQKDKGTCKEDPLASYELICSLQSLIISVEQLQASFLLNPEKYTDELATQPRRLLNTLRELNPMYEGYLQHDAQEVLQCILGNIQETCQLLKKEVTMAELSTKVEEKFDEKEEMSGVDSLEADNMRSTEDYKEKLPKGHGKRKSDTEFGSMKKKSKLSKEYQPLEENQRQTRSKRKAAGDSLEIPPKIIPKCVSENESAKSSQKKSRVKINWLKSTTKQPSILSKFCSLGKRTTNPGSKGPSKENECDLEEDSGKCESDSSPDGCGLGSPGNGTMENGDEVKPINRGAEQIGFELVEKLFQGQLVLRTRCLECESLTERREDFQDISVPVQEDEPSKVEESSEISPEPKTEMKTLRWAISQFASVERIVGEDKYFCENCHHYTEAERSLLFDKMPEVVTIHLKCFAASGLEFDCYGGGLSKINTPLLTPLRLSLEEWSTKPTNDSYGLFAVVMHSGITISSGHYTASVKVTDLSSLELDKGNFVVDQMCEISKSEPLNEEEAKGVAENYDEVSIRVGGNVQPSKVLNKKNVEAIGLLGGQKSKADYELYNKTSNPDKAASTAFAENRNSEMNDTNGTHESGNKESSDPAGIHMSGFENKISYIVQSLKEYEGKWLLFDDSEVKVTEEKDFLNSLSPSTSPTSTPYLLFYKKL